From a single Xanthomonas hortorum pv. pelargonii genomic region:
- a CDS encoding lytic transglycosylase domain-containing protein, which yields MSDLMSVILACSIGVHPQTVQAIIKHESGGNPYAINNQVRSFYPTRFDDAQRIAIEQVRAGRSTDIGLMQINSQHLTKFGVTPVDLLDPCTNIRIGTTILARNYAQTWAKYRAEKPALLGALSMYNTGNESRGLSNGYVSWVSQAAGVAVNFPASGKASSRRSTKAQANAVPVMSPAAAPTGFAGTGPKAAQPRPR from the coding sequence ATGAGTGACCTGATGTCAGTGATTCTCGCTTGCTCAATCGGTGTGCATCCGCAAACCGTGCAGGCGATCATCAAGCATGAGAGTGGCGGCAATCCGTATGCCATCAACAACCAGGTCCGTAGCTTCTACCCGACCCGGTTTGACGATGCCCAGCGGATCGCAATCGAACAGGTGCGGGCCGGTCGCAGTACCGATATCGGCCTGATGCAGATCAACTCGCAGCACCTGACCAAGTTCGGAGTGACGCCGGTTGACCTACTAGACCCATGCACAAACATCCGAATTGGCACCACCATTCTGGCCCGGAACTACGCCCAGACATGGGCCAAATATCGCGCCGAAAAGCCTGCGCTGCTGGGCGCCTTGTCGATGTACAACACCGGCAACGAGTCGCGCGGATTGAGCAATGGTTACGTGAGCTGGGTGTCGCAAGCGGCTGGGGTGGCGGTGAACTTCCCGGCAAGCGGGAAGGCGAGCAGCCGCCGGTCCACCAAAGCCCAAGCCAATGCTGTTCCCGTGATGTCGCCCGCAGCCGCGCCCACGGGGTTCGCAGGGACCGGGCCGAAGGCTGCACAACCGAGGCCACGCTGA